A single genomic interval of Lathyrus oleraceus cultivar Zhongwan6 chromosome 7, CAAS_Psat_ZW6_1.0, whole genome shotgun sequence harbors:
- the LOC127102595 gene encoding uncharacterized protein LOC127102595 produces the protein MAQDGALEMMVEYLGVDPGEAMDELVKTMGAHARFIYLKNVYENVFLSALQADGDDEQVALHRSHVLRAYLLYLVGTSIFVDKSVTYTDVVYLCYFVDFERIHEYKFDLSCLPVFEAERGLYVKDEAGRRQRDTTDGNNYWSLNVSLSFSFHLCKSIIDDLCVPNISCQGWILQHFSCISGWASVHDYTEDMLRATAFIPLRGNQAIEPYRLYLDCLVVKDMHFNSYVNHRETLSFDEMILHSGWLSCGSRLIAPHMPEHDIRQFEYTHTIPRHPVVSAPPALTCI, from the coding sequence ATGGCCCAAGACGGGGCACTCGAGATGATGGTAGAGTATTTAGGGGTTGATCCAGGGGAGGCGATGGATGAGTTGGTTAAAACCATGGGTGCTCATGCTAGATTTATATACCTGAAGAATGTATATGAGAATGTGTTCCTTAGTGCACTACAGGCTGATGGTGATGATGAGCAGGTGGCGCTCCACAGATCGCATGTATTGAGAGCATACCTGCTTTATTTGGTTGGCACTTCGATTTTTGTGGACAAGAGTGTCACCTACACAGACGTCGTCTACCTATGTTACTTCGTGGATTTCGAGCGGATCCATGAGTACAAGTTCGACTTGTCTTGTCTACCTGTATTTGAAGCCGAGAGAGGATTGTATGTGAAAGACGAAGCAGGTCGCAGGCAGCGTGACACTACTGACGGTAATAATTATTGgtctttgaatgtttctttgtcattttcatttcatctttgcAAATCCATTATTGATGATTTATGTGTTCCAAACATTTCATGTCAGGGTTGGATCCTCCAACACTTTTCGTGCATCTCTGGTTGGGCGAGTGTACATGATTACACTGAAGATATGTTGCGTGCTACTGCTTTTATCCCACTCAGAGGAAACCAGGCGATCGAGCCTTACCGGCTCTATCTTGACTGTTTGGTTGTTAAGGACATGCACTTCAACAGCTATGTTAATCACCGTGAGACGTTGTCATTTGACGAGATGATTTTACACTCTGGATGGTTGTCATGCGGATCACGTCTCATTGCTCCTCATATGCCCGAGCACGACATACGGCAGTTCGAATACACTCATACCATTCCCAGACACCCTGTTGTCTCTGCTCCTCCTGCCTTGACATGTATATAG
- the LOC127107005 gene encoding uncharacterized protein LOC127107005 → MKLDVDVLRYLSKDDFRVLTAVELGMRNHEIVPTELIDRIARLKHGGTYKVLKNLLKNKLLHHDSSKYDGFRLTYLGYDFLAIKTLVNKGVFVSVGRQIGVGKESDIFEVAQEDGTVLAMKLHRLGRVSFRAVKSKRDYLRHRSSFNWLYLSRLAALKEYAFMKALETHGFPVPNALEHNRHCVIMSLVQGYPLVQVKQLQNPDTVFETIIGIVIRLAEHGLIHCDFNEFNIMIDDEEKITVIDFPQMVSVSHRNAKMYFDRDVECIFKFFRKRFNLSFQENKDDNDDSDEGRDEAGNLCFSEIDRSAGFLDKELAASGFSRKDEEVIQRFIEGEVEGDTDSDSEDGDSVRNLNEADDLNVDSINLLDQDEGHESHGKEESIEAGESSGSEKEEANDTEENNDNAVEVEAELTKSLSKQRQRAIASSHRGRKTLASRNSYKDKGGRSSHSSKVQMQMSSW, encoded by the exons ATGAAACTCGACGTCGACGTTTTGAGATATCTCTCCAAAGATGATTTTAGGGTTCTCACTGCTGTTGAATTGGGAATGAGAAAC CATGAAATTGTACCTACTGAACTCATTGACCGAATTGCTCGTCTCAA GCATGGAGGAACCTACAAGGTTTTGAAAAACTTGCTTAAGAATAAATTGTTGCATCACGACTCTTCTAAAT ATGATGGGTTCCGGCTTACCTACCTTGGTTATGATTTTCTTGCCATCAAAACGTTGGTGAATAAAGGAGTGTTTGTCTCTGTTGGTCGCCAGATTGGTGTTGGAAAGGAATCCG ATATATTTGAAGTTGCTCAGGAAGATGGAACAGTTCTAGCAATGAAGTTACATAGGCTTGGTAGAGTCTCTTTTAGAGCTGTCAAATCTAAGCGTGATTACTTGAGACATCGTAGTAGTTTTAATTGGCTCTATTTGTCTCGCCTTGCTGCACTTAAAGAATATGCTTTCATGAAG GCTTTGGAAACACATGGTTTTCCCGTTCCAAATGCTCTAGAACATAATCGACATTGTGTGATCATGTCACTCGTCCAAGGTTATCCTCT TGTTCAGGTGAAGCAATTACAAAATCCAGATACAGTTTTCGAGACAATTATTGGTATAGTTATTCGGCTAGCAGAGCATGGTCTCATTCATTGTGATTTCAATGAATTTAACATCATG ATTGACGATGAAGAAAAAATTACCGTGATTGATTTTCCGCAAATGGTGTCTGTGTCGCACCGTAATGCAAAGAT GTACTTCGATCGAGATGTTGAATGTATCTTTAAGTTTTTCAGAAAGAG GTTCAATTTGTCTTTTCAAGAAAACAAAGATGATAATGACGATTCAGATGAAGGGAGAGACGAAGCTGGTAACCTCTGTTTTTCAGAAATAGACAGAAGCGCTGGTTTTCTAGATAAGGAACTTGCTGCTAGTGGCTTTAGTAGAAAAGATGAGGAAGTTATTCAGAGG TTTATTGAAGGTGAGGTGGAAGGTGATACAGATTCTGATAGTGAAGATGGTGATTCGGTGAGAAACCTGAATGAAGCAGACGATTTAAATGTTGATTCAATAAATTTATTGGACCAG GATGAGGGACATGAAAGTCATGGAAAAGAGGAGAGCATTGAAGCAGGTGAAAGTAGTGGTTCTGAAAAGGAAGAGGCCAACGACACA GAGGAAAACAATGATAATGCAGTGGAAGTTGAAGCTGAACTCACAAAGAGCTTAAGCAAGCAAAGACAACGTGCCATAGCATCATCTCATAGAGGACGAAAGACACTTGCATCCAGGAATTCTTACAAAGACAAGGGTGGTAGGTCATCTCACAGTTCTAAGGTTCAAATGCAAATGAGCAGCTGGTGA